GTATGGCCTTTATTCATGTCGACGTTAAAACTTTTTCTACTTTGTATATAGTAATCGTGCGTCCttaacttgagtactgcatacaggCAGCTACCCCCCatttaaaaataacaatgaacCTTTGGGAAAGGTTCAGAGAACAgtaactaagctgattcccggaatagcgaagctcccgtattaTGCTCCACTGGCTAAACTAAACCTATTTCCTTTGTCAAATCGAAGAACTAGGAGTGACGTGATTACAATTTTCaaattacttagtgataaatttacaACTGATATGCTCTCATTGCTTTGTTTCCCAAAACAGGGAATTTACAAGGACATTACAAAAATTTTTACAAGCctagaaaaaattatttgttaggTGACCATCGAGTAATCAACTAGTGGAATGCATTACCTTAAAACGTGATTGAAGCTCCATCTGTCAACTCTTTCAAAAGACAGTTGGATCAATTGAGAGACCATCACTTCCAGGACCAAAACAGGctatcaagcctcctgtccttccCAGACGGAGACTGAAACTGATTAACTCTGTAGAACtatggtctacttcgttattagtgCTGCTCCAATAATAGACCTCATCTTAAAATTGTAAATTTGTCATGATATGACTACCTAATcgataagatcttacgtggaagtcacatcattgtctacattgACTCGTCCTATCGTAATAATCACCAGTATATGATGGAGAACACGTTCAGGCTGGATATAGAAAAAATGTATTTAACATGAATAAAAGAGATAAGTTACACAAAAATGATCACACCTGCAAGGCTAAGTTATGCCATCCGATGAAATTATGTTTCCACGTTCTCAAGAGTTAACATTCTCTTCATGTTAGTTGTTGGATATAAGTAGCTTCAGTAATTCTGTGCTCGGATTCAAAAGTCGTGTGGTTAGGATTCAATGCTACCACAACTATCTGTACGAATGAACtaccttttttatttttgttgtttctatctatttatctccTCTGATGTGAGTTCTAGATGGTttctgtaaaaatggcgtgtgcCTGCTCGGACAGAAATAtactattatattattactgaACCTCGTAATGTTTGTAACATTTTGGACAAGTAAGGCTATAATGTGACAACTGTCCTTAATAATCATTGCAGCATCTGGCCATCgtgtttttacatatattccggatttccGGTATTTATACTCAAGTGACTCGTGACCGGTTAAAAGGAACAAGTTGTGGAAGTGACTTCTACGCCAAAGTCGCTTTCAGGTTTCTTTCAGATCTGTGGAAGGCAACAAGATAGCTTACGTGTCGACCGTGGGTTGAGTGATAATTATACGAACTCAGTTATGGCTTTAGATTTATTCTATTCGTCTTTTGGCTAACTCATCTGCATTAATCTTTAGAGAGAGCACAGTCTCTGATTTCCAAAACGACAACCTGCAAAATACGAGGACTGGGTGGAGCAAATACGTACTGGATCTTAATTGTGACCTAGAATGCAGTACAACGTGATCACACTTTGTTTGTGGAGGCAACTACTGAATGCTAGTGACGCCACCACGGCATTGTGTAAAGACGAGGTGAAGTAATGACTGTTCATGCTGTAAGTCAATATTTTTCGGTTTCGTGATGCATTATGCAAGTTCTCACCGGACTACAGGTGAAAACAAGCGGCAATCAAAGCAACCCCTTTGGCTTACAGTCAAAATTGTATAAGATGATGTCGGTCTATATATATGTCAGAATTTAGAAGCTGCATTGGGAGGAAAAACGTCCACGATTATTTTGTAAGCTGGACAGTTTATTATAAGGCTCAAGGTGGCGAGATCATTGGAGATCATTGATTATGACCTTTGGAAGTCCATGAACTCTTTTTTAGCTTGGATATTGACGCATGTACCGGTCTTACGTGGAACTAAGAGCAAACGAGGGTGATCAAATACCAACTCCATAGAACAATTTACAGAAAGTCAAGATTACAGTCTACTGTGTTTGTTAGATTTTCTGTGTTCACGTTTCAGAGGTGCGATCTGTCCCAGAGACTTAATGGCAAAAGCGATGAATGCAAGGCAGGCTTCCCTGTATGACGCAAGGGATAAGGTAAGTAGGCATGGATGGCGTTTTGAATAAAAGGTAGGCTTAATAGAGCTAAAATGTTTGGTTGAAACCATATACCCGTTGCTCTTGTTTAAGAGACGTAAACTAAGATACTATACATTTATATCTATTGATTAGTAATCTGACCTCTATTTCGAGGATTAGAGAGAATGCATTAAGTTTCTTAAAACTTAATCATCCCTTTAGATAGCGTTATGTATTTTCTTGTCTGGTGAAGTAGCTATTAAACCGTCATTGAGTTGTCTTATGTTGTAAACCCTAAGCGATAAACAAACGAGCCTTAGGTATTTAGGAGCAAGTGCACTACATTTATATTCACAGAGGGATAAGTTACCAAAATAGTGTTAATTTTTTGTATCATGAACATGACTAATTTCTCCAGATAGTTTTATAGCGTTGTTGGTTTCTTACCACACGATCTTCGAAGCTGAGCGTATGATTACTAGGAAGAGTTACATTCAACAAGTAACACTATGAGAAAGTCAGCGATGGTGAACGTGGCATCAGTTAGTCAAAGAAGCATGGCCAAGATATACAAGCGCGGTTACTCTGTTTAAAATCTTGCTTTCTGTTTCAAATGTATTAATCTCTCCTCAGcccaaatgtgttcttcagaagcgCTAGACGTCATATTCCTGATAGCTATGATAAGACGAGTTATTGTATACAATtgtgtgacttccacgtaagatcttatggaTAATACTGCCACATtctgacaaatctacaattttgaaATTAGATCCATTGCTATAGTAGCACAGATCATTACAGAAACTGCTCACAACAGACTTAGTCCATCACATCGCAGGTGAGTATGTGGCACATGTAACATGAATTCTGAGAATTCACTGAACAACATCATTCTATTGACAGGTCTTAAAAACGTTGTCTGCTAACCTGAAAGAAAGGTGAAACGGATAAGCATGCGAAGAAGTGCAATGAAGTAAAGAAGAGGGTATCGACAACATGCGTATCGAAGGAACTCGCAATGACACTAGTGCCGATATTCTGAAGCTTAGCATCGTCATAATCAACAGTATTAGACCCTATCAGCAAACTTGGGTCTCTCAGCACAGGCTCCCTAATTACAACCGTTATCCCGAAAATCCTGTGGGTGACTGGGCCCTCGTCAACAGATTCAAAAAAGATCGAGTTTCGCCGTCGTAAAAGACGAACAGCTCGATTCTTGCAGTGGAAACTGCTAGTCATTCGACCACACAATCTAGCTTTTAGATTGTCCAGCCAGTCAGCAAATAGCACGGGAATCCGAAACGCATTCGAAAACCTGGGAAAGTGATCACGGTTCGAGATGATTCTCTCACAACCGTGAACCTAAAAGACAGATTTAACTCCCCCCCATCAATTTGCAGGGCAAAATGACAGGATGCTCTAGGAACGGTTGATAAGGAAGCTCCAGATTCCCAAAACTAAGCCATTGATGATCACAAGCCCACTTGGTGGAAGGAATCTAGAGACTAGGATAATCTCAAACTACTTCGTGTAACACTCACTAACATTGCCGACGTAGAGGATGTTCTACTGGCTGATCGTTTACCGAAATCAGATTGGGATGTAAGAATACTGCCTGATATGACGTAGTCCTATCAGGTGCATTTCTAAGGAATCTCGCGGAAggaatatcattgtgcaagttGGGCCAGAAAATACGGATCCTAACTGCACAAACTGATATCCCCACCCCCTATATGGAGGCTGCCACTCTCGGACCATTTCGTGCCAACAGACTCTGGTCACcaactggaacccatgtgcatcCGGAGAAGCCACATGATGCCAGGATCAGGCACAAAAGAAAGTAGGGGCCGACTATTCCACTTATGGACTATCAAGACCATGTAAAAGTATAGAAGACATGAGGGCTAACGACTCGGAAAAACCTGTGTAGATAGATTGCATATCCATTCACATAAGGTTTATCCAAACAAACTGGACGAGGAAGCTCACGTGTTTCAAATCGGAAGCAACAACTGCTTACATATGAATGCTGTCATTTTCTGAACAAAATGTATTGCGTGAACTAATGCTAGTAACATTCATCTGATAGGAATGTCTGAAACATTGGCGACTCCCCAAATTACGGACCAGTGACTGGCAATACCCGGCTTATCTTTATTCCAttacgacagaaaaacaggagtAGGGGGGCTGAGTAGCCATGTACCTGAGATCTTGCTTGGTACCGCGCGCAGTGTACACTCAAGAGTTTATCACTTTTGATGAATCTGTGTGGTGTTCTGGAAGATTATCTCACACATCGAGGTGTCCAATAGAAGTCACCTACAGGAAACCCACTGTCGACGTCAAGTTTGACAATCGTATGATGGAAGGATTATCCCTCTCTACTCGTCTCGGAAGTTCTTTTGTCCTGCCATAAACGGTTGATGGGTAACAGGTTCTATAGATGTATGACCACTGGtagtaggcagtcgattgtgaGTTTCTTTTGACGTTTTAGGG
This is a stretch of genomic DNA from Schistosoma mansoni, WGS project CABG00000000 data, supercontig 0436, strain Puerto Rico, whole genome shotgun sequence. It encodes these proteins:
- a CDS encoding aspartyl-tRNA synthetase, putative, which produces MAKAMNARQASLYDARDKVSRHGWRFE